In a genomic window of Vallitalea okinawensis:
- a CDS encoding 4Fe-4S binding protein: MTNKKKHKSHMKWSWIIIITFFVLGIIDIRFGILGVLCMGAPIYHALKGRGKIHCSKYCPRGSFLGKFLSKISLGHTLPSWLRTKKAKNIILIIMLSVFGTVLSYAVIVHGFHFIVIAKVFYRFMLMSFIVGIVIGIFFKPRSWCQVCPMGHGSALIKEAQSKKENRNAVEA, from the coding sequence ATGACTAACAAGAAAAAGCATAAAAGTCACATGAAATGGAGCTGGATCATTATCATTACATTCTTTGTCCTTGGTATTATTGATATACGTTTTGGTATTCTAGGCGTTCTCTGTATGGGCGCACCAATCTATCATGCACTTAAAGGAAGAGGTAAAATTCATTGCTCAAAATATTGTCCTAGAGGCTCATTCCTTGGTAAATTTTTAAGTAAAATATCATTAGGTCATACTTTACCTAGTTGGCTAAGAACTAAGAAAGCTAAAAACATTATATTAATCATTATGTTATCTGTTTTTGGAACTGTCCTCAGCTATGCTGTTATCGTTCACGGTTTCCACTTTATCGTCATAGCTAAAGTCTTTTATCGCTTTATGCTGATGTCCTTTATTGTAGGAATTGTTATAGGCATTTTCTTTAAACCTAGAAGCTGGTGCCAAGTTTGCCCAATGGGTCATGGCTCAGCGCTTATTAAAGAAGCTCAATCAAAGAAAGAAAACAGAAATGCAGTTGAAGCTTAA